The genomic interval TTCACCCGGTACGCTCGCAAAGCGTGGCCCGCGCGTGAAGTTCGAAGCCCATTCCTCGCTCCGCCCGTCCCAATGATCGGGACCAAAAGTCAGCAGCGAATTGACGCGATAGGGCTTTTCGGGGTGGAAGATGCGGCGCATGACCGCGTCGTCATCCTTGATATAGCCGCTGAGATCGGCGGCGAACCAGACAGTATAAAAGTCACCCAAATCCTTGTCGCCTATCATTTCGATCCCGAGTGCCGGATTGATCGTCTTGCCGCCGTCGGCTGCGATCATATAGGCGCAGCGGACCGTCATCCGTTCGCCCGACTGGCGATCGAGAACGATCGCGGTGACGCCATTCGCATCCTGCGCAAAGCTCTCGAGTTCGTGATTGAAGAGAATGCGTCCTGGATACCGCGCTTCGCATTGCTCGAGCAGGATTGGCTCGAGCCGAATCTGCGGAATATTGGTCGGATGCGTCGTGCCCTTCTGGTCGTACATTGCCGCATGGTCGCCGCCGCCGAGAATCGAAGGCGCGGCGAATTGCAATCCATCGAGCGGGCCGTCGCCGCCGAGCGATGTCATCCACCGGATGCGGCCGAGGTTTTCGCGTGGAGCCGAGCGTGCATAGATCGCGTCGGCGACACCGTGCTGGCGAAATATCTCCATCGACCTTTGGTTGATATAATGAGCCTTGGGCAGGTGAGATGTCCCCGGGTGACGCTCGATCGTCAGCGCATCGACGCCGAGATCACCGAGGAAGATCGATAGCGCGAGACCGGCTCCGCCGGCACCCACGACCAGAACCTGAGTGTTGAGCTCACGCATTTGCGGTCACCACGCGCGACGCGCCGCGCACCGTGTTGCGCAGCAATCCGATCCGCTCGATCTCACACTCGACGACATCGCCGTCGACCAGGAATCGCCCGTCTTCGAGCGCCACACCGGCGGGCGTCCCGGTGAAGACAAGGTCACCCGGTTCGAGCCGGGTACGCGCATTGATATAAGTCAGCACTTCGTCGACATTCCATTCCATCGTATTGGTGCGGTCGTGCTGGCGCACCTCGCCATTGACGCGCAATTCCATGAGCAGGTCGGGCTCCTTTCCGATCTCGTCGATCGTAACGACCCAAGGCCCGATACCGGTGCAGTCGTCCTGCGATTTCGCCGAATAGAGATCGGCGCCGCGGGGGCCCTTGGCCAGGTCGCGCGCCGATGCGTCGTTGCCGATCGTATAGCCGATGGCGGCATCCATCGGGCGCATGCCCTCGGTCAGCGGCCGGCCGATCATGATCACCAACTCGATTTCATAATCGAGCTTCTGTGTGAGCGGCGGGTAGCGCATCGGATCATCATGTCCGATGATCGCCGTGGGCGCCTTGATGAAGGCCACCGGAACGTCGGGCATCGGATTGCCAAAGGCTTCGACATGCTTCCGGTAGTTGAGGCCCATGCAGATCGTTTTCGAGCAACGATCGACAGGAGCGAGAAGCCGTGTCGATGAAAGGGGCTGTGCAGCCGCAGGATCGGTCAGCGAATTCAGATCGATACCGTCGAACCAGGCAGCCGTCCATTCGGCGAGAGAAATAGTAAAGGGCCGGATAGCGTCGTGCTCGACATCGACGATCCCCCAACAACTATCTTCTCCCATCTCAAAGCGCGCTAGTTTCACTTTTCCCTCTCCATGCCTGCGAATTATGTCAGGACTTGTCACGTGTCAATCAAACTTCTGTCCGCTGGCTATCCCTCGGCGCGTCCCAGAATGGCGCGGGCGGCCTGATAGGCTTCGCCCTTGGGGGCGACGGGCAAGCCGAGCTGCCGAGCCAGCATCCTTGCGCTGGGGCTCTCGGTCATCTGTTGGCTCGGCGTCCGGCCCATCCCTCCGGCGCGGCGGTCGCCCGCGCGGACGCTGACGACCATCATCCGGAATGCGGACAGGATCGAATAATAATCCATATCGACGGTTTTGCGGCCGCTGGCGGCCTCGTAGACCGCGATCGTTTCATCGCGATCGGGCAGGCCGGGCAGGCGATCGACCTCGATGGCCTCCGACATGAGCTCGTCGAAGAAGAGCCACCAGGCGAGATCGGCTTCGCCGGGACCAAGGCGAGCGGTCTCCCAGTCGAGCAGCGCGCTCACGGTCAGATCGTCGTTGAACAACAGGTTGTGCGGTGCTGCATCCCCCCACAAGACATCGATGCGCGGCGACTGCGGCCGGTTCGCCTTGAGATAGTCGAGGGCCGCATTGCCGAGCGGCAACGAACGTCCGGCCAGCGCCCAGTCGTACCAGCGCTCGAGCCAGTCGAGATATTGGCCGAGACCTGTCTCGCCCCGCGCCGGATCGTCGAGAAATTCGAAACCTTCGGACCAAGGCAGCCTGTGGACCTCGGCAATCGCCGCAATTCCGTTGCGCCATAATTTGCCCCGCTCGGCAGGCGCCAGCGCGTGGATCCAGCCGCCGAGATTATAATTGGGAACCTGAGGGGCAATTCGGCCGGCGCACCGTTTCATGACCAGGAACGGCGTGGTCAGCACCGAACGGTCCATCTCGAGACCGATGCATTCGGGAACCGGGATGTTAGAGCGTTCGCCGATCGCAACCATCATGCGGTAGGGCAGGGTGATGTCGGCATCGAGAAAAATATCGTCATCGAACGCGCGCCGGATAACCAACTGCTCCGAACAGCGCCGCCCGCCCTGGTCATAGCTGATGTCGATGAACGAGCTTTCGGCCGAGCGGCCGCCCGCGGTTGGAAAATGAACCGGCGCGACGATCAGATTCGCTGCCTGGGGCATCTGCCGGGAAAGCCACGAAGCGATCCCTTGCCTGATTGTTTCTGGGTCTAGCCGTTGCACTTTTTTTCCTCTCCGCCGCCTCCCCTAAGCGAAGTACTTGTCATGTGTAAAGTGAAACGTTAGGCAGGGGTATAGCAATAAAGGAGAGGAACGCGATGAACCCCAATATCCTGAGTGCCTATGCGCTTCCGGGCCGCGATGCCGATTCGCGGCAGGCGATCCGGCACGCCATCGAGGCGGAGCGCATCGGGCTGGGATCGATCTGGGCGTCGGAGCGCTGGGAAGGCAAGGAAACGGGCGCAATCTGCGGCGCCATATCCTATGCCACAGAACGCGTCGGGATCGTCGCGGGGTTGACTCATTTCACCGGGCGGCACCCGATGGTCACAGCCGGTTTGGGCGCTACGATACAGCGATTGAGCGGGAATCGCTTTACCATGGGAGTAGGTACCTCGTCGCCCGAACGCTTGGCGCGCCAGGGATTTCCTGTGTTCAAAATGGCGCACATGCGTGATTACGCGGACCTGCTGCGCCGACTATGGCGCGGCGAGAAAGTCTCCTACGACGGCATTCTCGGCCGCTTCGACGAGATGGAGTTGCTACAACCGCCCGAGGTGGCGCCGCCAGTCATTCTCGGCGCCACCGGGCCGAAGGCGCTGGCACTCGGCGGCGAAGCCTTCGACGGGGTCGTCCTTCATCCTTTCCTGACCGTCGAGGGCGCGCGGCGCTCGATTGCTATCGTCCGCGGCGCTGCCGAGAAAGCGGGGCGCGATCCCGCCTCGGTAAAGATCACCGCCTGCGTCGTAACCGCACCCGACACGATATCGGATGCCGAAAAGCGCCGCATCGTCGATGCACGCGCGATGACCTATTTTCGGGGACCTCGGCTGGCAACGGCGCTGGTCAATGCCAATGGCTGGGATCCTGCGCCGCTCGAAGCGCTATTGGGTGCGGGCTTGCACGGATCCGAACCGACGGGTGTCGATGCCGAAGCGGTCAAGCGTTTTGCCGAGGCCGCACAAATGATCCCGGCTGAATGGCTGACCGAAGGCGCCGCAGTCGGCAGTGCCGAATATATCGCCGAGCGCTATGCCGCCTACCTTGGGGCGGGCGCAGACGAACTCCTCATTCACGGCAGCACCCCTGACGGCCTCGAAGCCGTCGTCAAGGCCTATGCAGCGCATGGCTAAGCATTTAATCCAAAGGAGAATTCCATGACGGAAGCGGTGGCCGCCGAAAAGATCGATGCATCGACGCTCGATCAATCGAAAATCGTCGATATCGATCTCGGAAGCCCCGAGACGAAGAAAAAAATGCGCGAATTGTCAGCTGCATGGGCGACGGGCGACCCCTTTTATGTTCTGCGGGACGGCTTCGTCTTCGTGCTCTGCTGCCGCCATCGCGATGCGCTCGAAGTCTATCAGGATCCCGAGCGCTTCTCGACCGCGGTACCGCGGCGTCCTGGTTTTGAAATGTTCGACAAGTTCATGGGCGTCCGGGTGCTTACCCAGATGGAGGGCGAGGCGCACGCCCGCGTTCGCCGGTTGATGAACAATGCTCTGGCACCGCGCTCGGTCGCACGCATTGAGCAGGCGATGATCGCGCGGTTCGATGCCTTGATCGACCGCATCGAGGAGCGCGGGCCCGGTGGGCGCTTCGACGCCATGGGCGACTATGGCGAACATCTGGTCAGCGAGGCGTTGCTCACCGTCATGCTGCGCCTGTCGCCGACGCAGAAAGAGATATTCCTCGACATGCACCGCGTGATCCCGCTCATCACCTATACTGGTTCGGGGCATAGCTATCCACAGCAATGTATCGATGCTTTCGCGGCCGCGCGCGTCGCCATCAATGAACTGATCGAGGAACGGCGCGCCAATCCGGGCGACGATTTGATCAGCGACCTTATCGCGGCGCGCGACAACGACGACCGGCTCAATGACGAGGAATTGTTCGACCAGATTTTCACGCTTACCGCTGGAGCCTTGTCGGGCACGACGTTGGGTGCCGGCAATGTCATGTATGCACTTTACAGGCATCAAGATGCGATCGCGGAAATACAAGCGCAACCGGAGCTGTTGCCTGCGGCGATTTCGGAATGTCAGCGCTGGCACAGCGGCGGCTATATGACCTTTCCGCGCTTCGCGACGCGCGACACAGAAGTGGGCGGAACGAAGATTCTGAAAGGCATGGTCGTTCGCGTCTCGCCGCAGGCGGCGCATTATGACCCGGTCGCTTTCCCCGATCCGCTGCGCTTCGACATCCACCGTCGGCCGCGCGATATCGCCTTTGGTTACGGGCCGCACGCCTGTCTCGGGCATTTCCTGGCCAAGTCGATATTGCGCAACGCGGTGTCGCGCCTGTTGACCCGCTTGCCCGGCGCCCGGCTCGAAAATCCGGATATCGCGCTCGATTATGGCGGGTCGGTCGGCGAACTCAAGATCAAGTCGCTGCCTATGCTTGCGAGTTGACTCGTCGCCGGTCGTGGCTTACGTGACTTTACACATGTAAAGACGAATATGGGAGAAGACAGAGTGGTACTCACGAGCGAAGCGCCGCCGATTGACGTCGACGCGCTGGATCAATCGAAAGTCGTGCGCATCGATTTGGGCAGCCAGGAAACGAAACAGCGCATGCGTGAATTGTCGGCGGACTGGGCGAAGCGCGAGCCGATCTACATCCCGCGCGATGGTTTCGTATTCGTTCTGTGTACGCGCCAGGCAGATGCGCTTGAAGTCTATAAAGATGTCGAGCGATTCCCGACTGCGGTACCCAAGAAGCCTGGTTACGAGATGTTCGACAAGTTCATGGGCATCAAGATTCTGGCGCAGATGGACGGTGAGCCGCACAGCCGTGTTCGTCGGCTGATGAACAATGCGCTCGCGCCCAAGGCGGTCACACGGTTGGAAGACCGCATGCGGGCGGCCATCGACCGATTGCTCGACCGGATCGAGGAAAAGGGCGGAAAGTTCGACGCGATGGCCGATTATGGCAACCATCTGATCGTCGAAGGGCTGCTGACGGTGATGTTGAAGCTCAACCCCGAACAAAAGAAGATCTTTACCGAAATGCACCGGGTGATCCCGCTGGTGACCTATACCGAGGCGGGTCACAATTATCCCGACGAATGCGTCAAGGCGTTCGCCGACGCGCGCGAGGCGATCCAGAAACTGATCGACGAACGCCGGGCAGATCCCGGCGACGATCTGATCAGCGACCTGATCGCGGCGCGCGACAATGACGACAAGCTGTCGGACGAGGAGATGTTCGACCAGATTTTCACGCTGACCGCGGGCGCGCTTGGCGGAACCACCAATGCCATCGGCGGAGTCTTCTATTCGCTCTATCAGCATCCCGACGCCATCCGCGTGCTGCAGAAGGAGCCCGAGCTGATTACCGGCGCGGTCGCCGAAGCGCAGCGCTGGCATTCGGGCAGCTACATGACCTTTCCCCGGTTCGCGCAGCGCGACACTGAAGTCGGCGGCACCAAGATCCTGAAGGGCATGGTCGTGCGCATTTCGTCGCAAGCGGCGCACTATGACCCGACGGTCTATGACAATCCGCTGGAATTCGACGTGCGGCGCAACCCGCGCATCGTCGCTTTCGGATCGGGGCCACATGCCTGTCTCGGTTTCTTTCTCGCCCGCTCGCTGATGCGAATTGCGGTCGAGCAGCTGATCACCCGCTTTCCCGACGCGCGGCTCGAAAACCCCGACATGCCGGTGACCTACAGCGGATCGGTCGGCGAGCTCCGGGTCAAATCGCTGCCCATGCTGACGCAATAAAGCGCAGCCCAAGCGACCAACTTCAAGAGAAAGGTACCGGAGATCGTGGCTACCGAACAAGCGCCGACACTCGACGCCGATGTCATCATTTTAGGCGGCGGTCCCGTCGGCCTCGCCGTCGCCGTCGACCTCGCCTGGCGTGGACAGCGCCCGATATTGATCGAGCGGGGGGATGGCGAAGTCGTTCATCCGCGCGCCGGGGGCTTCACCGCGCGCACCATGGAACATTTGCGCCGCTGGGGCATCGCCGACGAGGTGCGCAAATATTTCAACCCTGACTTCCCGCTCAACCAGCGCTTTTGTCTCAGCGTGTCGGGGCATGAGCTGGCGACGGCCCGGCTTGGGACGCTGCGCGAGACTCCGACGCCGCCCGAAACGCCGGAGAAGCACCAGCGGTGCCGGCAGATGTATTATGACCCGATCATCCGCAAGCGCGCGATCGAGCTGGGCGCAGACCTTCGCATGCGGCATTCGGTCGAAGCGTTCGCCGACAAGGGTGATCACGTCGAATTGCAGGTGCGCAACCTTGAAACCGACGAGGTTCTGACCTTGCGCACGGCGTGGCTGGTCGCCTGCGACGGCGGTCGTAGCTGGGTGCGCGACGAACTCGGCATCGGCGTGCAGGGCAATCGCCTGAACCATTCGCTCAGCGTCCTGCTCGAAGGAGACATCGTCGGTCACGGCGGCGAAGAGGCGGCCGAGCGCTATATCATTCTCGGACCCAAGGGACCGTGGGCCAACATCACGACCATGGAGGGCGAAAACCGCCAGTGGCGCATGAACTTGCGGTTCGACGAAGAGCCCGATCTGGCGACTTTCGATCCGCAGGAGGCTATTCGCCGCGCGGTATCGCCCGATGCCGATCTGAAAGTGCTTTCGATCCTTCCCTGGCGCAGGTCGAATATCATCGCCGACCATTTTCAGTCTGGGCGGATCCTGCTTGCGGGCGACGCCGTCCATGTGATGACACCGACTGGCGGCTTCGGGGCCAACACCGGTATCGGCGATGCCGTCGATCTTGGGTGGAAGCTGCAGGCGGTTATCGAGGGCTGGGGCGGCGACGCGCTGATCGACAGCTATGAGGTCGAGCGGCGGCCGATCGCCTTTCGCAACGTCTTCGAAGCCGAGCGCAACCACAAGGCGTGGAGTCCCGCCGAGGATATCTCGCGCATCGCCGAGGAGTCGCCGGAGGGCGAACGCATCCGGCGGCGCATCGGCGAGGGACTGGTCGAGGCTAGCTATCCCGAGTGGAATTCGATCGGGGTGGCGCTCGGCTATGCCTATCTGAACTCGCCCTTGTGCGTTCCTGACGGAACACCGCCGCCTGCCGACGAGCCGTCGGTCTATCGACCGACCGCGCGTCCGGGACACCGCGCGCCGCACGCATGGCTGTCCGATGGCCGTTCGATGCTTGATCTGTTCGGCAACGGCTTTGTGCTTCTGAGCTTTGCGGACAAGGAAGCGGAGGGTGTCGATGCGCTTCTCGCCGCGGCAGCGGAGCGAAAGGTTCCAATCCGCGTCGAGTGCATCGCGGACGGCAATATTGCGGCGCTGTACGAACAACCGCTCGTGCTCGTCCGTCCCGACGGTCACGTCGCCTGGCGCGGTTCGCAGCTGCCCGATGCCGGCGGTCTCATCGACATCGTTCGGGGTAAGACCGTCACACCGCAAGTGCGGACGCAGGTCGAACGGCAGACCTATTATGCCCAGGCGCGCCGCGAACCTGCCAGCGAACTTGCTGCCTAAAGATATCGGATCGCGGCGCTCCGCGGCGCTCCGCGGCGTGCGCGCGATGCGCCGACTGGCGCCGTAGCGGTGCCTGGCTCGTTCCCTGGGGTGGCGATGCCTGCAAATGCGTCGCCCCCGGGGGCGTTTCCCCAACGGGTTGCGCCGCCAGGACCGGGACATGCAAGCGGCGGTAAAAAGCCGTACTTTTGGGATGAGGAGCCGACAGGATGAAATGGGCACGATTTCAGCATAATGGCCAGCCAACCTATGGGCTCGTCGAAGGCGACGCGGTAAAGATCGTCAGCGGCGATCCGTTCGGCGGCTATGCACTGAGCGGCGAAGAGTTGCGCTGGGACGATCTGGAATTGCTGGTTCCGGTCGTTCCGGGCACCTTCTATGCCGCCGGGGCGAATTACACCGATCATATCGTCGGCATGCGAAAGCAGACCGGCGCCGATCCAACGCCGCCCTCGCGGGCGCATATCGGCTATCGCGCGAACAGCGCGCTCATCCCGCACGGCGCCGCCATCGTCAAACCCGCCGACGCCGGCGAGCAGTTCCAGTATGAAGGCGAACTGGTCGCGGTGATCGGCAAGCGTGCGCGCCATGTCTCGAAGGCGGATGCGCTGGGCCATGTGCTCGGCTGGACGATCGGCAACGACATCAGCGAGCGGACATGGCAGCGTGCCGACAGCACATTGTGGCGCGCCAAGAACAGCGATACCTTCAAGCCCATGGGTCCCTATATCGACACCGATCCGGACTTTACCGACATGCAGACGATCGTCCGGATCGATGGGCAGGAGGTCGATCGCTTCGCGACGCTCAACATGCTCTTCGACGCCGCGACCTTCATTTCCGACATGTCGCAATATATCACGCTGCATCCCGGCGACGTCATCTGGCTCGGAACCGACGGCGTGCCGAGCAACATGCGTCCGGGCAATCGGGTCGAGGTCGAAATCACGGGACTGGGCGTGCTGAGCAATCCGGTTGTCGCCGAGGATCGCGCTTCGTCATGAAGCTCGTCCGCTATGGGGCCAAGGGCAAGGAGCGTCCCGGCGCACTGGATGCCGACGGGACCATACGCGATCTGAGCGGCATGATCGACGACATCGGTCCTGCAGCTCTGTCGCCCGAATCGCTTGCACGGCTGCGCGAAACCGATCTTCAGTCGCTGCCATCCGTGGCGCCCCAGCGGCTCGGCACACCGGTGGCGCGTTCGCGTAAGTTTCTTGCGATCGGGACGAACTACCGACGTCACGCCGACGAGGCCGGGATGCCGCATCCCGCCGAGCCCATCCTGTTCACCAAGGCGATTTCCTGCCTCTCGGGCCCCGATGACGATATCTTGCTCCCCCCGGGCGCAACCCAACTCGACTGGGAGGTGGAACTTGGCGTGATTATCGGATCGGTGGCGCGGCACGTCGCTCGGGCCGATGCGCTCGCCCATGTTGCTGGCTATTGCGTCGTGAACGACGTATCCGAACGCGCGTATCAGCTGGCGCGCGGCGGCAGCTGGGACAAGGGGAAGGGGTATGACAGCTTCGGCCCCGTCGGGCCGTGGCTCGTTACCGCCGACGAAATTCCCGATCCGCAGGCGCTGGAACTGTTCCTCGAAGTCAACGGAACGATGATGCAAGGCGGCAGCACGGCCGATATGATCTTCGGTGTCGCGGACATCATCTCCTATGTGAGCGGTTTCATCACATTGGAGCCAGGCGATATTATTGCGACCGGGACGCCCCATGGCGTCGGCATGGGCATGACACCGCCCCGCTTCCTCGCGGCAGGCGACAAGCTGCGGCTCGGGATCGGTGGACTTGGCGAACAAAATCAGACCGTCGTTCCCGACGCGCGATAATTGGACAGGAAATGATGGACATCGGCACGGCTAAAATCGCTATTCTCGGGGGCACCGGCAAGGAAGGCGGCGGCCTCGCGCTGCGCTGGGCCAGCAAGGGACATCGCGTCATCATTGGCAGCCGCTCGATCGAACGCGCCCAAGCGGCGGCAGCGGCGATCAATGAAAGGCTCGGCGTTTCGCTGGCGACCGGAAACGGTCTCGCCGCCGCCACTGCGGAAGCCGAGATCGTCACGCTCGCGGTTCCCTATGCCGCGCAGCAGGAAACGGCGAAGGAGGTCGCATCGGTCCTTGCCGGCAAGATATTGATCGATGTGACCGTTCCGCTTGTGCCGCCGCAGGTCAGCCGTGTCCAGCTTCCCGCGGGCCGCTCTGCCGTCGAAGCGCTGCAGGAACGACTCGGTCCTGAGGTCAGGGTGGTGTCGGCCTTCCAGAATATCTCGGCGCATCATCTCGATGATCTCGACGCGGAAGTCGAATGCGACGTACTGGTGTGCGCCGACGACAATTCTGCGGCAGAGGCCGTGATTGCGCTTTCGACGCAAATCGGGTTGCGCGCCTGGTATGCGGGGCCACTATGCAATTCCGTCGTCAGCGAAGGGTTGACGTCGGTTCTCATCGCCCTCAACCGGCGGTACAAGGTACCGGGCTCGGGGATTCGGATTACCGGGATCGACGGTTTGGAGATTGCGTGACACCTATTGCCCCTCGACTGTCGATCATGGCTCTGCCGGGACTGCCCTCTATTGCAAGCGGCGATAATTTGGCGATCCTGATCGCGGCGGCCTGCGAACGGGCGGCATTGCCTCTCGCCGACGGCGATATCGTCGTCGTCGCGCAGAAAATCGTCTCCAAAGCCGAAGGCCGCGCGATACCCCTCGGCGAGGTGACGCCGTCGCAGGCGGCGCAGGACCTCGCGATCCGCGTCGAAAAGGACCCGCGTCTCGTCGAGCTCATTCTCTCGGAATCGACAGCGGTGATCCGCGCCGTTCCCGGGGTTCTCATCGTCGAGCACCGGCTGGGCTTCATCCTTGCCAACGCCGGAATCGACGCTTCCAATATCGACCATGGAAAGGATGAAATGGCGCTTCTCCTTCCCGTCGATCCCGATGCATCGGCGCGGCTGCTGCGCGCCGATCTGTCAGCGCAAGTCGGGGCGGCCGTCGCCGTGCTGATCATCGACAGTATCGGCCGCGCATGGCGTCTGGGGACGGTGGGAACCGCAATCGGCGCGAGCGGGCTGCCCACGCTGCTCGATCTGCGCGGCAAGCCCGACATGTTCGGTCGCCCGCTCCAGACATCCGAGCTCGGTTTTGCGGATGAAATTGCCGCTGCCGCTTCGCTGGCGATGGGGCAGGCCGACGAGGCAACGCCCGTGACCATCGTTCGCGGCCTGGCCTAT from uncultured Sphingopyxis sp. carries:
- a CDS encoding TIGR03857 family LLM class F420-dependent oxidoreductase, which encodes MNPNILSAYALPGRDADSRQAIRHAIEAERIGLGSIWASERWEGKETGAICGAISYATERVGIVAGLTHFTGRHPMVTAGLGATIQRLSGNRFTMGVGTSSPERLARQGFPVFKMAHMRDYADLLRRLWRGEKVSYDGILGRFDEMELLQPPEVAPPVILGATGPKALALGGEAFDGVVLHPFLTVEGARRSIAIVRGAAEKAGRDPASVKITACVVTAPDTISDAEKRRIVDARAMTYFRGPRLATALVNANGWDPAPLEALLGAGLHGSEPTGVDAEAVKRFAEAAQMIPAEWLTEGAAVGSAEYIAERYAAYLGAGADELLIHGSTPDGLEAVVKAYAAHG
- the npdG gene encoding NADPH-dependent F420 reductase, whose product is MDIGTAKIAILGGTGKEGGGLALRWASKGHRVIIGSRSIERAQAAAAAINERLGVSLATGNGLAAATAEAEIVTLAVPYAAQQETAKEVASVLAGKILIDVTVPLVPPQVSRVQLPAGRSAVEALQERLGPEVRVVSAFQNISAHHLDDLDAEVECDVLVCADDNSAAEAVIALSTQIGLRAWYAGPLCNSVVSEGLTSVLIALNRRYKVPGSGIRITGIDGLEIA
- a CDS encoding phosphotransferase family protein → MPQAANLIVAPVHFPTAGGRSAESSFIDISYDQGGRRCSEQLVIRRAFDDDIFLDADITLPYRMMVAIGERSNIPVPECIGLEMDRSVLTTPFLVMKRCAGRIAPQVPNYNLGGWIHALAPAERGKLWRNGIAAIAEVHRLPWSEGFEFLDDPARGETGLGQYLDWLERWYDWALAGRSLPLGNAALDYLKANRPQSPRIDVLWGDAAPHNLLFNDDLTVSALLDWETARLGPGEADLAWWLFFDELMSEAIEVDRLPGLPDRDETIAVYEAASGRKTVDMDYYSILSAFRMMVVSVRAGDRRAGGMGRTPSQQMTESPSARMLARQLGLPVAPKGEAYQAARAILGRAEG
- a CDS encoding cytochrome P450 produces the protein MTEAVAAEKIDASTLDQSKIVDIDLGSPETKKKMRELSAAWATGDPFYVLRDGFVFVLCCRHRDALEVYQDPERFSTAVPRRPGFEMFDKFMGVRVLTQMEGEAHARVRRLMNNALAPRSVARIEQAMIARFDALIDRIEERGPGGRFDAMGDYGEHLVSEALLTVMLRLSPTQKEIFLDMHRVIPLITYTGSGHSYPQQCIDAFAAARVAINELIEERRANPGDDLISDLIAARDNDDRLNDEELFDQIFTLTAGALSGTTLGAGNVMYALYRHQDAIAEIQAQPELLPAAISECQRWHSGGYMTFPRFATRDTEVGGTKILKGMVVRVSPQAAHYDPVAFPDPLRFDIHRRPRDIAFGYGPHACLGHFLAKSILRNAVSRLLTRLPGARLENPDIALDYGGSVGELKIKSLPMLAS
- the cofE gene encoding coenzyme F420-0:L-glutamate ligase; the encoded protein is MQFRRQRRVDVGSHRPQPAVQGTGLGDSDYRDRRFGDCVTPIAPRLSIMALPGLPSIASGDNLAILIAAACERAALPLADGDIVVVAQKIVSKAEGRAIPLGEVTPSQAAQDLAIRVEKDPRLVELILSESTAVIRAVPGVLIVEHRLGFILANAGIDASNIDHGKDEMALLLPVDPDASARLLRADLSAQVGAAVAVLIIDSIGRAWRLGTVGTAIGASGLPTLLDLRGKPDMFGRPLQTSELGFADEIAAAASLAMGQADEATPVTIVRGLAYGGDDPAAALLRDRDRDLFR
- a CDS encoding fumarylacetoacetate hydrolase family protein produces the protein MTSPDIIRRHGEGKVKLARFEMGEDSCWGIVDVEHDAIRPFTISLAEWTAAWFDGIDLNSLTDPAAAQPLSSTRLLAPVDRCSKTICMGLNYRKHVEAFGNPMPDVPVAFIKAPTAIIGHDDPMRYPPLTQKLDYEIELVIMIGRPLTEGMRPMDAAIGYTIGNDASARDLAKGPRGADLYSAKSQDDCTGIGPWVVTIDEIGKEPDLLMELRVNGEVRQHDRTNTMEWNVDEVLTYINARTRLEPGDLVFTGTPAGVALEDGRFLVDGDVVECEIERIGLLRNTVRGASRVVTANA
- a CDS encoding FAD-dependent monooxygenase encodes the protein MATEQAPTLDADVIILGGGPVGLAVAVDLAWRGQRPILIERGDGEVVHPRAGGFTARTMEHLRRWGIADEVRKYFNPDFPLNQRFCLSVSGHELATARLGTLRETPTPPETPEKHQRCRQMYYDPIIRKRAIELGADLRMRHSVEAFADKGDHVELQVRNLETDEVLTLRTAWLVACDGGRSWVRDELGIGVQGNRLNHSLSVLLEGDIVGHGGEEAAERYIILGPKGPWANITTMEGENRQWRMNLRFDEEPDLATFDPQEAIRRAVSPDADLKVLSILPWRRSNIIADHFQSGRILLAGDAVHVMTPTGGFGANTGIGDAVDLGWKLQAVIEGWGGDALIDSYEVERRPIAFRNVFEAERNHKAWSPAEDISRIAEESPEGERIRRRIGEGLVEASYPEWNSIGVALGYAYLNSPLCVPDGTPPPADEPSVYRPTARPGHRAPHAWLSDGRSMLDLFGNGFVLLSFADKEAEGVDALLAAAAERKVPIRVECIADGNIAALYEQPLVLVRPDGHVAWRGSQLPDAGGLIDIVRGKTVTPQVRTQVERQTYYAQARREPASELAA
- a CDS encoding fumarylacetoacetate hydrolase family protein, whose translation is MKLVRYGAKGKERPGALDADGTIRDLSGMIDDIGPAALSPESLARLRETDLQSLPSVAPQRLGTPVARSRKFLAIGTNYRRHADEAGMPHPAEPILFTKAISCLSGPDDDILLPPGATQLDWEVELGVIIGSVARHVARADALAHVAGYCVVNDVSERAYQLARGGSWDKGKGYDSFGPVGPWLVTADEIPDPQALELFLEVNGTMMQGGSTADMIFGVADIISYVSGFITLEPGDIIATGTPHGVGMGMTPPRFLAAGDKLRLGIGGLGEQNQTVVPDAR
- a CDS encoding fumarylacetoacetate hydrolase family protein; the protein is MKWARFQHNGQPTYGLVEGDAVKIVSGDPFGGYALSGEELRWDDLELLVPVVPGTFYAAGANYTDHIVGMRKQTGADPTPPSRAHIGYRANSALIPHGAAIVKPADAGEQFQYEGELVAVIGKRARHVSKADALGHVLGWTIGNDISERTWQRADSTLWRAKNSDTFKPMGPYIDTDPDFTDMQTIVRIDGQEVDRFATLNMLFDAATFISDMSQYITLHPGDVIWLGTDGVPSNMRPGNRVEVEITGLGVLSNPVVAEDRASS
- a CDS encoding cytochrome P450, with product MVLTSEAPPIDVDALDQSKVVRIDLGSQETKQRMRELSADWAKREPIYIPRDGFVFVLCTRQADALEVYKDVERFPTAVPKKPGYEMFDKFMGIKILAQMDGEPHSRVRRLMNNALAPKAVTRLEDRMRAAIDRLLDRIEEKGGKFDAMADYGNHLIVEGLLTVMLKLNPEQKKIFTEMHRVIPLVTYTEAGHNYPDECVKAFADAREAIQKLIDERRADPGDDLISDLIAARDNDDKLSDEEMFDQIFTLTAGALGGTTNAIGGVFYSLYQHPDAIRVLQKEPELITGAVAEAQRWHSGSYMTFPRFAQRDTEVGGTKILKGMVVRISSQAAHYDPTVYDNPLEFDVRRNPRIVAFGSGPHACLGFFLARSLMRIAVEQLITRFPDARLENPDMPVTYSGSVGELRVKSLPMLTQ